A DNA window from Mycolicibacter terrae contains the following coding sequences:
- a CDS encoding restriction endonuclease subunit S encodes METVSLSSVADVNLGRQRSPQNHTGPSMRNYLRAANVGWNGLLLDDVKRMNFTDAEMAVFRLELGDLLLNEASGSPLEVGKPALWQGEIEDCAYQNTLLRVRPGPEIDPRYLLHFFRYEAATGAFARGSRGVGIHHLGRAALSEWSVPLCCLDEQRRIAAILDQADALRASQRQVLAEFERLAEAIFTDLFGDPVGGGSSLLGDIADIQIGPFGSLLHREDYVESGVPLVNPMHIVGGVIRADPAFSVTPDKAGSLSDYRLHAGDVIMGRRGEMGRCAVVAPEHEGYLCGTGSLILRPRPDRSVGGYLHAALSHPRVKAMLKRVALGSTLPNLNATIVKSLPVSAPSLAEQRHFVAISSRIAAVRGDQSSALYALDALFGSLQSRAFRGEL; translated from the coding sequence ATGGAGACGGTTTCGCTCTCGTCAGTTGCTGACGTGAACCTTGGTCGTCAGCGGTCTCCGCAAAACCATACAGGCCCATCAATGCGCAATTACTTGCGTGCTGCGAACGTTGGTTGGAATGGCCTGCTTTTAGACGATGTGAAGCGAATGAACTTCACTGATGCTGAGATGGCGGTTTTTCGTCTTGAGCTGGGTGACCTGCTGCTCAATGAAGCTTCGGGTTCGCCGCTGGAAGTTGGAAAGCCGGCTCTCTGGCAGGGTGAGATCGAGGATTGTGCCTATCAGAACACGCTTCTTCGAGTAAGGCCTGGACCCGAGATTGATCCTCGATACCTTCTTCATTTTTTCCGGTACGAAGCAGCCACAGGCGCCTTCGCGCGCGGTTCAAGGGGTGTCGGTATTCATCATCTGGGTAGGGCGGCGCTCTCTGAGTGGTCTGTGCCGCTTTGCTGTCTTGATGAGCAGCGTCGCATCGCCGCGATTCTCGATCAGGCCGATGCGCTCCGTGCCAGTCAGCGACAGGTGCTTGCTGAGTTCGAGCGCCTTGCGGAGGCCATCTTTACTGACCTGTTTGGCGACCCGGTCGGCGGAGGTTCATCGCTGCTCGGTGATATCGCCGATATCCAGATCGGCCCTTTCGGTTCGCTGCTTCACCGGGAAGACTATGTGGAATCTGGAGTCCCCTTGGTCAACCCCATGCATATTGTGGGCGGAGTTATACGCGCAGACCCGGCCTTTTCTGTCACTCCTGACAAGGCAGGATCGCTGAGTGATTATCGGCTTCATGCTGGTGACGTGATTATGGGCAGGCGAGGAGAGATGGGGCGCTGTGCAGTCGTTGCGCCCGAACATGAGGGATACCTCTGTGGCACGGGGTCTTTGATCCTTCGGCCGCGTCCGGATCGCTCCGTGGGTGGGTATCTGCACGCAGCACTGTCGCATCCCCGTGTCAAGGCAATGTTAAAGCGTGTTGCGCTTGGTTCGACGCTTCCAAATCTAAATGCCACAATTGTTAAAAGCCTACCGGTTTCGGCGCCGAGCCTCGCAGAGCAGCGGCATTTCGTGGCCATTTCTTCGCGAATTGCAGCCGTGCGAGGAGATCAGTCATCGGCTCTTTATGCACTCGACGCCCTCTTCGGCTCCCTCCAATCCCGCGCCTTCCGGGGGGAACTCTGA
- a CDS encoding type I restriction-modification system subunit M, with amino-acid sequence MITGELKGKIDRVWDAFWSGGISNPLEVIEQITYLLFIRRLDDLNTLAEKKARITGTSDGMLFGAGQQHLRWSKLKHEDPTLMHKIVADGVFPFLRGLGGDGSTYSEHMRDARFTIPTPQLLSRVVDLLDDIPMDDRDTNGDLYEYLLSKIAAAGVNGQFRTPRHIIKAMVAMMAPRPGDEICDPACGTAGFLVAASEYVRDQHPGVLTNAEQRQHFHASMFHGYDFDATMLRIGSMNMLLHGVESPDIRYRDSLSEGASEDAEKYTLILANPPFAGSLDYESTSKDLQRMVKTKKTELLFLALFLKLLKPGGRAAVIVPDGVLFGSSKAHKELRRVLVEEQKLDGVVKLPSGVFKPYAGVSTAILLFTKTNSGGTDNVWFYDVQADGFSLDDKRNPVEANDLPDVVARWAVRDGSERERARTAQSFCVPKDDIVAQGYDLSLNRYKEIVHDEVEHRPPLEIIAEIEKLEGEIAAGLAELKAMLS; translated from the coding sequence GTGATAACCGGTGAGCTCAAGGGCAAGATCGACCGGGTCTGGGATGCGTTTTGGTCGGGAGGCATCTCCAACCCGCTGGAGGTCATCGAGCAGATCACCTATCTGCTGTTCATCCGCCGGCTGGATGACCTGAACACGCTCGCCGAGAAGAAGGCTCGCATCACCGGTACCAGCGACGGCATGCTGTTCGGGGCGGGCCAGCAACATCTGCGCTGGTCCAAGCTCAAGCATGAAGACCCGACGCTGATGCACAAGATCGTCGCCGACGGGGTCTTCCCGTTCTTGCGCGGCCTCGGCGGCGACGGATCGACGTACTCGGAACACATGCGCGACGCTCGGTTCACCATTCCCACTCCGCAGTTGCTGTCGCGAGTGGTGGACCTGCTCGACGACATACCGATGGATGACCGCGACACCAACGGCGACCTGTACGAATATCTGCTGTCCAAGATCGCCGCTGCCGGTGTCAACGGGCAGTTCCGTACGCCACGGCACATCATCAAGGCGATGGTCGCGATGATGGCTCCGCGGCCGGGCGACGAGATCTGCGACCCGGCCTGTGGCACAGCCGGATTCCTGGTGGCTGCCTCCGAGTACGTCCGCGATCAGCACCCCGGCGTACTGACGAATGCCGAGCAGCGGCAGCACTTCCACGCCAGCATGTTCCACGGATACGACTTCGACGCCACCATGCTGCGCATCGGTAGCATGAACATGTTGCTGCACGGAGTGGAATCACCGGACATCCGTTACCGCGACTCACTATCCGAGGGCGCCAGCGAGGATGCCGAGAAATACACGCTGATCCTCGCCAACCCGCCGTTTGCCGGTTCGCTGGACTACGAGTCGACCTCGAAAGATCTGCAGCGAATGGTCAAGACCAAGAAGACCGAGCTGCTGTTCTTGGCACTGTTTTTGAAACTCCTGAAGCCAGGTGGGCGGGCGGCCGTGATCGTTCCGGACGGTGTGCTATTCGGATCATCCAAGGCACACAAGGAACTTCGCCGGGTGCTGGTGGAGGAGCAGAAACTCGACGGGGTGGTGAAACTGCCGTCAGGGGTGTTCAAGCCGTACGCGGGAGTGTCGACGGCGATCCTGCTGTTCACCAAGACCAATTCTGGCGGTACTGACAACGTATGGTTCTACGACGTGCAGGCCGACGGGTTCTCGTTGGACGACAAGCGCAACCCGGTGGAGGCAAACGACCTGCCGGATGTGGTGGCGCGGTGGGCCGTACGAGACGGTTCCGAACGTGAGCGAGCCCGCACCGCACAGTCATTCTGCGTGCCCAAGGACGACATCGTGGCCCAGGGCTACGACCTGTCGCTTAATCGGTACAAGGAGATCGTGCACGACGAGGTCGAGCACCGGCCGCCGCTGGAGATCATCGCCGAGATCGAGAAGCTGGAGGGCGAGATCGCTGCGGGGTTGGCGGAGTTGAAGGCGATGCTGTCGTGA
- a CDS encoding HNH endonuclease signature motif containing protein — translation MSEPDQVLPPAAAARAAIRADLALIDDAQARLRCTDTDIVGNAFRVEVAEHLELQHRVNRGLSYRIFGEIADPADGPEDPRLPADTKITDLLWSRLRITRAEVRRRLRIAARIRPRRNLTGPPAPPELPEVAAAVEDGQIGEDHIKAVTKALDELPAKVAPADREAAERTLVRHAAEQDAVFVTAIGHAIADHLNPDGNFTDEDRARRRNLVLGRQGPDGMSRLSGCIDPETRAYLEAAVAAVRPGHRQPESTQVRDSRSSGQRDHDALKLALRHGIESGAMGTHRGVPVTVVVTTKLADLDQAARAMADPDVPMPTAARTGGGSRLPMRDLIRMAANSIHYLAVFDNHSERPLYLGRSKRIATLDHRIICHARDRGCTRPNCPAPGYHCEVHHSTDWARDGRTNADELYFACGGDHGGATRGDLQTHVTEQGRLAWTDGTSPPRINHLQHPDELLDDDEDP, via the coding sequence GTGTCCGAACCCGATCAGGTCCTTCCTCCCGCCGCGGCGGCCCGTGCGGCCATCCGCGCGGACCTGGCGCTGATCGACGACGCCCAAGCCCGGCTCCGCTGCACTGACACCGACATCGTCGGCAACGCGTTTCGCGTCGAAGTCGCCGAACACCTCGAACTCCAGCACCGGGTCAATCGCGGCCTGTCCTACCGCATCTTCGGCGAGATCGCCGACCCCGCCGACGGTCCCGAGGACCCGCGACTGCCTGCCGATACCAAGATCACAGACCTGCTGTGGTCGCGCTTGCGTATCACCCGCGCGGAAGTCCGGCGCCGGCTCCGCATCGCCGCCCGTATCCGACCGCGGCGCAACCTGACCGGGCCGCCGGCTCCGCCTGAGCTTCCCGAAGTCGCCGCCGCTGTCGAGGACGGCCAGATCGGTGAAGATCACATCAAAGCGGTCACCAAAGCCCTAGACGAACTGCCCGCGAAAGTCGCACCGGCCGATCGTGAAGCCGCCGAACGGACCCTGGTACGCCACGCCGCCGAGCAGGACGCCGTCTTCGTGACCGCAATCGGGCACGCCATCGCAGATCACCTCAACCCCGATGGCAACTTCACCGACGAAGACCGGGCACGGCGGCGCAACCTGGTCCTGGGCCGTCAAGGCCCCGATGGGATGAGCCGACTGTCCGGCTGCATCGATCCCGAAACCCGCGCCTACCTCGAAGCAGCCGTCGCTGCGGTTCGCCCCGGCCACCGCCAGCCCGAGAGCACCCAAGTACGCGATTCCAGGTCATCGGGACAACGAGACCACGACGCACTGAAGCTGGCCCTGCGCCACGGCATCGAATCCGGTGCCATGGGCACCCACCGCGGCGTTCCGGTAACCGTCGTGGTCACCACCAAACTCGCCGACCTCGACCAGGCGGCCCGCGCCATGGCCGACCCGGACGTCCCGATGCCGACTGCGGCGCGCACTGGTGGCGGCAGCCGCCTTCCGATGCGTGATCTGATCCGGATGGCGGCCAACTCAATCCACTACCTCGCGGTGTTCGACAACCACTCCGAGCGGCCGCTGTATCTGGGCCGCAGCAAGCGGATCGCCACCCTGGATCACCGGATCATCTGCCACGCCCGCGACCGCGGTTGCACCAGACCGAACTGTCCGGCACCCGGCTACCACTGCGAAGTTCACCATTCGACCGATTGGGCGCGCGACGGCCGCACCAATGCCGACGAGCTCTACTTCGCCTGCGGAGGCGACCACGGCGGTGCCACCCGTGGCGACCTACAAACTCACGTCACCGAGCAAGGGCGCCTGGCCTGGACCGACGGCACCAGCCCGCCGCGGATCAACCATCTCCAACATCCGGACGAACTCCTCGACGACGATGAGGACCCATAG
- a CDS encoding ankryin, giving the protein MTTYNEIRNNAPLWPGVMDRSLLGNRQLQAALYLADAAKRGKWRKVVRELDRGDHVVDVKAWRPGGKTWLTVLHQAGWHGAPPDVASWLIERGALRSQPDAAGRTAYDIAVEHQRPAELLGVLKPPAPSLDRDRIAALNAQLAGIIDDLIQQLFRGVDLRQMFRYPPVDVLHELPGKQLWFPIPYLWGGFRVGLQDDDVELFGGYRELDPVGDVHVATVGYLITPDGPSQVYEGYE; this is encoded by the coding sequence GTGACCACCTACAACGAGATCCGCAACAATGCGCCGCTGTGGCCGGGGGTGATGGACCGCTCGCTGCTGGGCAATCGGCAACTTCAAGCCGCGCTGTATCTGGCCGACGCGGCCAAACGGGGGAAGTGGCGCAAGGTGGTCCGCGAACTCGACCGCGGCGACCACGTCGTCGACGTCAAAGCCTGGCGGCCCGGCGGCAAGACCTGGTTGACCGTGCTGCACCAGGCCGGCTGGCACGGGGCGCCCCCGGACGTCGCGTCGTGGCTGATCGAGCGGGGTGCGCTGCGCAGCCAGCCCGACGCCGCAGGCCGCACTGCCTACGACATCGCCGTCGAGCACCAGCGGCCCGCCGAGTTGTTGGGCGTGCTCAAGCCCCCGGCACCGTCGCTGGACCGCGACCGGATCGCCGCGCTCAACGCACAACTCGCCGGAATCATCGATGACTTGATCCAGCAGCTGTTCCGCGGTGTCGACCTGCGCCAGATGTTCCGCTATCCGCCGGTCGACGTGCTGCACGAGCTGCCGGGAAAACAACTGTGGTTTCCGATTCCCTATCTCTGGGGGGGCTTCCGGGTGGGCCTGCAAGACGACGACGTCGAACTGTTCGGCGGGTACCGCGAACTCGACCCGGTCGGCGACGTGCACGTCGCCACGGTGGGCTATCTCATCACTCCCGACGGACCTTCGCAGGTGTACGAGGGCTACGAATGA
- a CDS encoding class I adenylate-forming enzyme family protein, with protein sequence MPEWDSPAFSAAEVARYHDAGWWSQTTLSDAVRRNAQRFSDRAAYVDYLGAGLTWREFDAAADALAARLAGAGVVPADRIAVWHGDSVAIHVLFVAIERCGAVVVGIGARAGTREVTAILAAARAKLLITDKQRQPLADGLEIETLGIDELNSATEIAPPGPQLGPDDIFLINSTSGTTGLPKCVVHTQNRWHYFHQLAVANGQLSADDVFLPIIPTPFGFGLWTSHTTPIHLGTTAILLDRFTAAATCAAIAQHRVNVLCCVSTQLTMMMADPASREFDLSSLRVVFTGGEALPYRPAAEFEALTGAKILQFYGSNETGLLSATTLDDPLERRLRTGGRVVPEMAVRLFGGEDGDTDVTDTGRGQPACRGPATSLGYLGGVDHDKLFTADGWMRMGDICEIDADGYLSVTGRTSDFILRGGKNISAAQVEDAVMTHPRVAVAAAVAMPDEVFGEKVCVFVELGDAELVGAGALELPELLEHLLTLGVSKELWPEGLVVVDELPRSSGGKIAKGQLRQQVRDSSGAPDHS encoded by the coding sequence ATGCCTGAATGGGATTCGCCGGCGTTCAGCGCGGCCGAAGTGGCGCGTTATCATGACGCCGGCTGGTGGTCGCAGACCACGCTGTCGGACGCGGTTCGTCGCAACGCGCAACGCTTCTCCGACCGTGCCGCCTATGTCGACTACCTCGGCGCCGGACTGACCTGGCGGGAATTCGACGCCGCGGCAGATGCCCTGGCGGCACGGCTCGCCGGTGCGGGGGTAGTGCCGGCTGACCGGATCGCGGTGTGGCACGGTGATTCCGTCGCCATCCACGTGCTGTTCGTTGCGATCGAGCGGTGCGGCGCGGTGGTGGTCGGCATCGGTGCGCGCGCCGGAACCCGAGAGGTGACCGCGATCCTGGCCGCCGCGCGGGCCAAACTGCTGATCACCGACAAGCAGCGTCAGCCGCTCGCGGACGGTCTCGAGATCGAGACGCTGGGCATCGACGAGCTGAACTCGGCCACCGAAATCGCGCCGCCGGGACCGCAACTCGGTCCGGACGACATTTTCCTGATCAACTCCACCTCCGGCACCACCGGGTTACCCAAGTGTGTCGTCCACACCCAGAACCGCTGGCATTACTTTCACCAACTGGCCGTCGCCAACGGCCAATTGAGTGCGGACGATGTCTTTCTGCCGATCATCCCGACCCCGTTCGGCTTCGGGCTCTGGACCAGCCACACCACACCGATCCACCTCGGCACCACGGCGATCCTGTTGGACCGCTTCACCGCGGCGGCGACCTGCGCTGCGATAGCACAACACCGGGTCAACGTATTATGCTGCGTCAGCACACAATTGACGATGATGATGGCCGACCCTGCCAGTCGAGAATTCGACCTGAGCTCGCTGCGGGTGGTTTTCACCGGTGGTGAGGCATTGCCCTACCGGCCGGCCGCGGAGTTCGAGGCGCTCACCGGGGCGAAAATCTTGCAGTTCTACGGCTCCAACGAGACCGGACTGCTCAGCGCAACCACTCTCGACGACCCGCTGGAGCGGCGGTTGCGCACCGGGGGGCGGGTCGTGCCGGAGATGGCGGTCCGGCTCTTCGGGGGTGAGGACGGCGACACCGATGTGACCGACACCGGCCGGGGCCAGCCCGCCTGCCGGGGGCCGGCGACCAGCCTGGGTTATCTGGGCGGGGTCGATCACGACAAGCTGTTCACCGCCGACGGCTGGATGCGCATGGGGGACATCTGCGAGATCGACGCTGACGGCTATCTGAGCGTCACCGGCCGGACGTCGGACTTCATCCTGCGGGGCGGCAAGAATATCAGCGCCGCGCAGGTCGAGGATGCCGTCATGACCCACCCGAGGGTCGCGGTCGCCGCCGCGGTAGCGATGCCCGACGAGGTGTTCGGCGAGAAGGTCTGTGTCTTCGTCGAGCTCGGCGATGCCGAACTCGTCGGCGCCGGCGCCCTGGAGTTGCCCGAACTCCTCGAGCATCTACTGACGCTCGGGGTGTCCAAGGAGCTGTGGCCCGAAGGACTCGTCGTCGTCGATGAGCTGCCGCGGTCCTCCGGCGGCAAGATCGCCAAAGGGCAGCTGCGGCAGCAGGTCCGCGACAGTTCCGGCGCTCCCGATCATTCGTAG
- a CDS encoding acyl-CoA synthetase, which translates to MYPGAHAATTPDKPAIVVAETGETVTYGQLDTRSLRFARHLYDVGVRPGDHIAVLSDNQPRALEIYWAALRSGLYVTFVNSQLTAAEVAYIVNDCDAQAFVIAERYAGIAATVIAQTPRVGHRIALGGAGCVDGFDDYETLVAAASTQPLPAQPCGADMLYSSGTTGFPKGIEAPLPGYDVDESGDRITGLFAPVLGLGPDSVYLSPAPVYHAAPLRFMAMAHRIGATVVMMRHFDAADALLFIERYRVTHSQWVPTMFVRMLRLDRQIRDSFDLSSHRCAVHGAAPCPVEVKRAMIDWWGPILLEYYSATEAAGTTIIDSQDWLRHPGSVGKPVLGIAHICDDSGAEVATGETGTVYFERDVAPFEYHNDPQRTAETRHRSHPNWTTTGDVGRLDAEGYLYLTDRKSFTIISGGVNIYPQEIENALALHPAVLDVAVIGVPDPEMGQSVVAVVHPTVDPGRCHDLPALLDRFLRERIASYKVPRRYEFSTDLPRTPTGKLIKGRLQERYA; encoded by the coding sequence ATGTATCCCGGCGCTCACGCGGCGACCACGCCCGACAAGCCGGCGATCGTCGTCGCCGAAACCGGAGAGACAGTCACCTACGGCCAACTCGACACCCGCTCGCTGCGGTTCGCCCGCCATCTCTATGACGTCGGCGTCCGGCCGGGCGATCACATCGCGGTGCTGTCCGACAACCAGCCACGCGCATTGGAGATCTACTGGGCCGCTCTGCGTTCGGGACTCTACGTCACGTTCGTCAACTCGCAGCTGACCGCCGCAGAAGTCGCCTACATCGTCAACGACTGCGACGCGCAGGCGTTCGTGATCGCCGAGAGGTACGCCGGTATCGCCGCCACGGTGATCGCCCAGACACCCCGAGTCGGCCACCGGATCGCCTTGGGCGGTGCCGGTTGCGTCGACGGTTTCGACGACTACGAGACCCTGGTGGCAGCTGCTTCGACGCAACCCTTGCCGGCCCAGCCATGCGGTGCGGACATGCTGTATTCGTCGGGTACAACGGGGTTCCCCAAGGGTATCGAGGCACCGTTGCCCGGCTACGACGTCGACGAGTCGGGCGACCGGATAACGGGACTGTTCGCCCCGGTGCTGGGATTGGGCCCGGACTCGGTCTACCTGTCCCCGGCGCCGGTCTATCACGCCGCGCCGCTGCGGTTCATGGCGATGGCGCACCGAATCGGAGCAACGGTGGTGATGATGCGGCACTTCGACGCTGCGGACGCGCTGCTGTTCATCGAGCGGTACCGGGTTACCCACAGTCAATGGGTGCCGACGATGTTCGTCCGGATGCTCCGACTCGACCGGCAGATCCGTGACTCGTTTGACCTGTCATCGCACCGGTGCGCGGTACACGGCGCCGCGCCGTGCCCGGTGGAGGTCAAACGCGCGATGATCGACTGGTGGGGGCCGATCCTGCTGGAGTATTACTCGGCCACCGAAGCCGCCGGCACCACCATCATCGACAGCCAAGACTGGCTACGGCATCCCGGGTCGGTCGGCAAACCGGTGCTGGGCATTGCACACATCTGCGACGACAGCGGCGCCGAGGTCGCGACGGGCGAGACCGGAACCGTCTACTTCGAACGTGACGTCGCGCCGTTCGAATACCACAATGACCCGCAGCGCACCGCCGAAACCCGCCACCGGAGCCATCCGAACTGGACGACCACCGGTGACGTCGGGCGCTTGGACGCCGAGGGCTATCTGTATCTCACCGACCGCAAGTCGTTCACGATCATCTCCGGCGGGGTCAACATCTACCCGCAGGAGATCGAGAACGCGCTGGCGCTGCATCCGGCGGTGCTGGATGTGGCGGTCATCGGCGTACCCGACCCGGAGATGGGTCAATCGGTTGTGGCCGTGGTCCATCCGACTGTCGATCCCGGCCGATGTCACGACCTGCCGGCACTGCTGGATCGATTTCTGCGGGAGCGCATCGCGTCCTACAAGGTGCCCCGACGCTACGAGTTCAGCACCGACCTGCCGCGCACTCCGACCGGCAAGCTGATCAAGGGACGACTCCAGGAGCGTTATGCCTGA
- a CDS encoding SDR family oxidoreductase, translating into MSQHLQDKVVVITGAGGGFGKLIAEKCAAGGARVVGVDIGEANLAAVFDGIRAAGHSGTHHVADVTDMEQMKAAVGHAVQTFGAVDVIVNNAGVMPLAYFADHERAWQQWHRAIDINIKGVVNGISAVYDQMIEQGRGHVVNISSIYGNAGVAGSGVYSATKAAVTVLSDSLRSEAKGKIKVTTVKPTGVLGTNLASGVVNGAAIMGIVGSRAESYTRSLTAFADGTLSAEQTDVDSVKYWLITPEDLADAVVGVIDQPWGISISDITVRASGEDYLY; encoded by the coding sequence GTGTCGCAACACCTGCAGGACAAGGTCGTCGTCATCACCGGCGCCGGCGGCGGATTCGGCAAGCTCATCGCCGAGAAGTGCGCCGCCGGAGGCGCCCGCGTGGTCGGGGTGGACATCGGCGAGGCGAATCTGGCCGCCGTCTTCGACGGAATCCGCGCTGCCGGACATTCCGGCACCCACCACGTCGCCGACGTCACCGACATGGAGCAGATGAAAGCCGCCGTCGGGCACGCGGTGCAGACCTTTGGCGCGGTGGACGTCATCGTCAACAACGCCGGCGTCATGCCGCTGGCCTACTTCGCCGACCACGAGCGGGCCTGGCAGCAGTGGCACCGCGCGATCGACATCAACATCAAGGGCGTGGTGAACGGGATCTCGGCCGTCTACGACCAGATGATCGAGCAGGGCCGGGGCCACGTCGTCAACATCTCGTCGATCTACGGCAACGCCGGGGTAGCAGGCTCAGGCGTCTACAGCGCGACCAAGGCCGCGGTCACCGTGCTGTCGGACTCCCTGCGCAGCGAGGCCAAGGGCAAGATCAAGGTGACCACCGTCAAACCGACCGGCGTGCTGGGCACCAACCTGGCCAGCGGGGTGGTCAACGGAGCGGCGATCATGGGCATCGTCGGATCCCGCGCTGAGAGCTACACGCGCTCGCTCACCGCGTTCGCCGACGGCACCCTGAGCGCCGAGCAGACCGACGTCGACTCGGTGAAGTACTGGCTGATCACCCCGGAGGATCTGGCTGACGCCGTGGTCGGGGTGATCGACCAGCCGTGGGGCATCAGCATCAGTGACATCACCGTGCGGGCAAGCGGCGAAGACTACCTCTACTGA
- a CDS encoding cellulase family glycosylhydrolase, translating into MKRRTALGLPLLLAAGPTLSRLPRAVADPGRWSIDRANRWYQAQGWPVGSNYITSTAVNQLEMFQPGTFDLRRIDAELGWARSAGFNTVRVFLHDQLWAADRKGFQYRLAQFVAVAARHRIKPMFVLFDSCWDPHPRAGAQPAPRPGIHNSRWVQSPGAERLGDRNYYRTLYDYVTGVMTQFRYDERVLAWDLWNEPDNMAREYSSVERSDKLDLISDLLPQVFSWARAVDARQPLTSGIWEGSRQGSAIVNTQLNSSDIITFHSYDKPGTFSERIAELTPLGRPILCTEYLARTRGNTIDGILPIMKRHNVGAYNWGFVAGRTQTYLPWDSWDSPYTSAPQVWFHDLVQPTGRAYRNLEILTISNLTGR; encoded by the coding sequence GTGAAACGTCGAACGGCGCTGGGGCTGCCGCTCCTGTTGGCGGCGGGTCCCACACTGAGCCGGCTCCCGCGGGCCGTCGCGGACCCCGGCCGGTGGTCGATCGACCGGGCCAACCGCTGGTATCAGGCGCAGGGCTGGCCCGTCGGCTCGAACTACATCACCTCCACGGCCGTCAACCAGCTCGAGATGTTTCAGCCCGGAACTTTCGACCTGCGGCGCATCGATGCCGAACTGGGGTGGGCCCGCTCGGCCGGCTTCAACACCGTGCGCGTCTTCCTGCACGACCAGCTGTGGGCGGCCGACCGTAAGGGCTTCCAGTACCGACTGGCCCAGTTCGTCGCCGTGGCCGCCCGCCACCGCATCAAACCGATGTTCGTGCTGTTCGACTCCTGCTGGGACCCGCACCCCAGGGCGGGTGCGCAGCCCGCGCCGCGGCCCGGCATCCACAATTCCCGCTGGGTGCAGAGCCCGGGCGCCGAGCGCCTCGGTGACCGCAACTACTACCGCACCCTGTATGACTACGTCACCGGCGTGATGACCCAATTCCGTTACGATGAACGGGTTCTGGCCTGGGATTTGTGGAACGAGCCGGACAACATGGCTCGCGAGTACAGCAGCGTCGAGCGGTCCGACAAGCTCGACCTCATCAGTGACCTCCTTCCCCAGGTGTTCAGCTGGGCGCGGGCGGTCGATGCCCGTCAGCCGCTGACCAGTGGGATCTGGGAGGGCTCGCGGCAGGGCAGCGCGATCGTCAACACCCAGCTCAACAGCTCCGACATCATCACGTTCCACTCCTATGACAAGCCGGGGACGTTCAGTGAGCGGATCGCTGAGCTGACGCCGCTGGGCCGCCCGATCCTGTGCACCGAGTACCTGGCGCGCACCCGGGGCAACACCATCGACGGGATACTGCCGATCATGAAGCGTCACAATGTGGGCGCCTACAACTGGGGTTTCGTCGCCGGGAGGACGCAGACCTACCTGCCGTGGGACTCCTGGGACAGCCCCTACACCTCGGCGCCGCAGGTCTGGTTCCACGATCTGGTGCAGCCCACCGGCCGCGCGTACCGCAACCTGGAGATCCTGACGATCAGCAACCTGACCGGGCGCTGA